DNA from Borreliella garinii:
ATGAATAATGAAAATTATTAATTTTATGATAGACTTATAGTTGTGATCAACTTATTATTTAAATCAAACAATATTAATTATTATAGTAGGTTTGCCTTTTTTATTAATCTTTTATTAAATTCTAATAGCTTGAGCAAAATATTTCTTTTTGTATAAATAACCTCGCTAAGCACCCTTGTTACTGGTTCTGTTTTTGAGATTCTCATCCATAAGGTTGCAACGATTTCTTTATTAGTTTTTAATAATACCTTTAATCCACCCGAGGCATCTCCTGTTCTAATCTTAGATTGTATTTTGCCTTCGTAGTTAATGATTTCATAATCAACTATTGATAATTCTTGAAACAACTTGTTGCGTTTTATTTCTTTAATCAATAAATTTTCGTAATTGCTTTTTAAAATTTCTTGGTTTTCTATTTTGAGATTTGTTAAATTGGCTTTCTTGGATGATACTATTACATTGCTATAAAAATTTGTTGTATTTAAAATATCTTTTAAGCTGTATTTTTCTTTATAGTAGTTTTTGGACAATTTGCACCATATTTGATAAAGTTCTTTCATTTTTAATAATTTTACGATACTAAGCAGAGTGGTAATTGGATCTCTTACCCTTGAAGGATATATTATGCAACCCCCATTTGATCCCTCTCCTGAGATTTTTACAATAAATCCCTGGGCTCTTAAATCATCTGCCATTTCTGTTAGATTGGCTTCTCCAACTTCTACTCTGTAAACTTTGGCGTTGAAAAAATTTGCAATTTTTTCAATATTTAGAGATGTTGCATCATTGGTTACTATTGCTATGTTATTTTTTATTCCTGTATAATAAAGATAGCTAAGCTCTGAAATTACTACAAGTGCAAATATTTTTTGTGCTTCGATAATGCCTGTAGTGTTTGTGACTTTGTCTATAAACACTAGATTACCCCTATCTCCATCACAATCCGGTACATATCCCAGTTCAAAAGAATTGTCTTTTATATATTTTTTTTGTAGTAGCTTTTTACATTTATTTAAAGATTTTCCTTCAGGAATAATATTATGCTTAAAAATGCCTATTTTGTCATTATGTAATTCTATTTTCAATCCCAAAGATTCTATCAATTCTTTATCTATTGAATTGATTCTAGAGCTTCCATTCATTTCTGCTATTATTCCAATTGGATTTTTTAATATTCTTTTCTTTAAAATTTCGATATTTTTATTGTTAATATCATTTTCATATGCTATTTCATGTATTAATGATTTATAGGCTTCGTAAGATTGGTTTTTGTTTTCTTTTTCCAATTTTATTGTTTTTTTATAATATTCTAAATGTGCTTTATCTTCATCAAATTTATTCAGAGTATTAATTAAATGCTTTATTAACTTTTCATTTTGGCTATTATTTTTAATTTGTTTTATTATTTCCCGAGTTTTTGCAGAATTTAGTACGCCACCATCGTTTAATCCTATTTTTATTCCATTGTAACCTACTGGATTATGGCTTGCAGAGATGTAAATGAAGCCTTTTGAATCTTTGCTTTTTTTTATACAAGCTAAAATTTCAGTTATTGGGAGTATGCCAAAAAACTTAATCTTTTCTTTGCTTGTTATTAATATTTTCATTGTTATTTCTGCAATAATGTTACCAGTTGGTCTTGAATCTAATCCTAATCCAATATAGGGTCTGGATTCATTTTTAAAATAATTTGATATTGTGAAGATTATTAGCGCTATTAACACTTTATCTTCATTGTCTATTTCATTTTCTGTTGAATCTTCATTTTTTGATTTTGCAAAAATTTTTCTAAATCCCGAAGCAGAAAATATCATCTCATCAAAAGCTTTTTTAAAATTCTTCATGTTAAGTGAATATTGTTTAAGCATTTAAATTTCTTCTCAT
Protein-coding regions in this window:
- a CDS encoding phosphoglucomutase, yielding MLKQYSLNMKNFKKAFDEMIFSASGFRKIFAKSKNEDSTENEIDNEDKVLIALIIFTISNYFKNESRPYIGLGLDSRPTGNIIAEITMKILITSKEKIKFFGILPITEILACIKKSKDSKGFIYISASHNPVGYNGIKIGLNDGGVLNSAKTREIIKQIKNNSQNEKLIKHLINTLNKFDEDKAHLEYYKKTIKLEKENKNQSYEAYKSLIHEIAYENDINNKNIEILKKRILKNPIGIIAEMNGSSRINSIDKELIESLGLKIELHNDKIGIFKHNIIPEGKSLNKCKKLLQKKYIKDNSFELGYVPDCDGDRGNLVFIDKVTNTTGIIEAQKIFALVVISELSYLYYTGIKNNIAIVTNDATSLNIEKIANFFNAKVYRVEVGEANLTEMADDLRAQGFIVKISGEGSNGGCIIYPSRVRDPITTLLSIVKLLKMKELYQIWCKLSKNYYKEKYSLKDILNTTNFYSNVIVSSKKANLTNLKIENQEILKSNYENLLIKEIKRNKLFQELSIVDYEIINYEGKIQSKIRTGDASGGLKVLLKTNKEIVATLWMRISKTEPVTRVLSEVIYTKRNILLKLLEFNKRLIKKANLL